The window atgtttcttcACCTATAACACCCTTATCCCATCAGCCAGCACACATTGTTTACTAAGGACGTATGCTGAGTCTGCCCACTGATTGTGATTGTTTCTTCTGTCTTATTGggtatgtttttattgtgtttgttgtttttgtgttttttttaatggttccACTAATtaaccacctcctcctctccaggtTTCAAGTGGTTTGGGAGCCTCACCAATCTCTCAACCCGCCGCCCggcagaaaaagacaaaaacaaggcaATCCTAGAGCATGATGTGAGCCAGAGCATTGCCAAaccggtggtggtggtggaggaccAGTCGGTGGATGACATGGAGTCCACCCTCCACAGCCCCAGCTACGCCCGCTCCAGCGACATGTACACACACGTGGGCACCGTGCCCCGCAGCGACAAGCAGAAGAAGAGCGTAAG is drawn from Thunnus albacares chromosome 2, fThuAlb1.1, whole genome shotgun sequence and contains these coding sequences:
- the LOC122970039 gene encoding SH2 domain-containing protein 3C-like, which produces MNKRKLSFKWFGSLTNLSTRRPAEKDKNKAILEHDVSQSIAKPVVVVEDQSVDDMESTLHSPSYARSSDMYTHVGTVPRSDKQKKSVRGLKETKKKKKEEEEGGEVEEESKGWAGGHREQSGPGAARFSSGSAPASHPVTQASFTFDLNV